In Aegilops tauschii subsp. strangulata cultivar AL8/78 chromosome 3, Aet v6.0, whole genome shotgun sequence, one genomic interval encodes:
- the LOC109758101 gene encoding uncharacterized protein — MTSTNASARPNTPAAERWSSLPGDLLSISYLRLTTTIDRVRFAAVCTAWRAAASRHLPPSALPWLIIDPSGTHEANRMYCPEEGVVLPRLSLSPARPSKEVALSPHTRPHTDDPLLLRKVVFSEQPTLTSCILSAVTRMHQLAVYKIGCPEAAWTIRGLRGKDRLMDVAFCNEELYGTTQNPRHLIKFEFVVNKHGALVGVKTLYRYCMLESYRENPEHMRYIVELRGQLVMVVRGYQSYKDFTAFRLVHGNIGLQHYNYYNYPYKWVEVQTLETTRYSWDQHVPRQCKCRQVHAATYRKITSTSPTIAA, encoded by the exons ATGACGTCGACGAACGCCAGCGCTCGACCGAACACACCGGCAGCCGAGCGGTGGTCCAGCCTCCCCGGCGATCTCCTGTCCATAAGCTACCTCCGTCTCACCACCACGATCGACCGCGTCCGCTTCGCCGCCGTGTGCACGGCATGGCGCGCCGCAGCATCGCGGCACCTGCCACCCAGCGCTCTCCCATGGTTGATCATTGATCCGAGCGGCACCCACGAGGCGAATCGCATGTACTGCCCCGAAGAGGGCGTGGTCCTGCCTCGGCTCTCTCTCTCCCCGGCGAGGCCATCCAAAG AGGTGGCGCTCTCTCCCCACACACGACCGCACACGGATGATCCTTTACTCCTGCGGAAGGTCGTATTCTCAGAGCAGCCCACCCTGACTAGTTGTATCCTCTCCGCTGTCACCAGGATGCACCAGCTCGCGGTTTATAAGATTGGCTGCCCCGAGGCCGCCTGGACAATACGAGGACTACGTGGGAAAGATCGTCTTATGGATGTGGCCTTTTGCAATGAGGAGCTCTATGGCACCACGCAAAACCCCAGGCATCTCATCAAGTTTGAGTTTGTCGTGAACAAACATGGCGCCTTGGTGGGCGTGAAAACCCTCTACCGGTATTGCATGTTAGAGAGCTATAGGGAGAATCCCGAGCATATGAGGTACATTGTTGAGCTACGCGGCCAGCTTGTGATGGTGGTGAGGGGCTATCAGTCATACAAGGACTTCACCGCTTTCAGGCTAGTTCACGGCAACATAGGATTACAACATTACAATTATTATAACTACCCGTACAAGTGGGTGGAGGTGCAAACTTTGGAGACTACGCGCTATTCTTGGGACCAACATGTTCCAAGGCAGTGCAAGTGCCGGCAGGTGCACGCTGCGACATACAGAAAAATCACATCTACTTCTCCCACCATCGCTGCTTAA
- the LOC141020843 gene encoding uncharacterized protein, which yields MSSSSSSSDAISQPTLSGQVIEKLSRTNYVLWRTQIIPQLRGAGVFGYVDGTLPEPAKLLATKDKDGKETFEPNPLHPIWVREDQQVLGYLLSNLSKEVLITSLSCVNNIRTSLINAQKGNQSVASYFASMRGLADELAAAGKPIQDDELISYILHGLDQDYQPLVSALDARVTPASLDEILSMLNNFDQRMAQFHGSGGGGGFKSSANAASRGRGGASRYRGSSRGKGRSSGGGHGGGDGGRSGTRGRRGGGSGRARADSPRCQIRGKPGHTTKDCWYRYDEDDDDSQDEDKVANAADGSYGIDTNWYVDSGATNHITGELEKVTMKEKYRGKDQIHTASGEDPPRGQLQVRESDPPRDPLPQTDQADQAQANASLPPIPLAMRGVLPLAAMRPQPRANHRLPCGSVPLVQATPDSAVSLSATGGEPGEPTTVQEAFGDEKWKKDMTEEGWSLRQLDVENAFLHGVLEEESNTCMFVLIYVDDIIVTSSSNEAIQGLLRDLGAEFALKDLGDLHFFLGIEVKRHKDGLHLSQEKYATDLVKKAGLQGCLDDRRSTGVFAFFFGPNLISWCARKQATVSRSSTEAEYKALANATAEILWVQSMLKEVGVKVKQAPCLWCDNLGATYLSANPVFHARTKHIEIDFHFVRERVAQKELDIRFIHSQDQLADGFTKALPVRSFENFRSNLNLTKL from the exons ATGTCTTCCTCATCTTCCTCATCCGACGCTATCTCCCAGCCTACCCTCAGCGGCCAGGTCATCGAGAAGCTTTCCCGCACAAACTATGTGTTGTGGCGCACGCAGATCATCCCGCAACTGCGTGGCGCCGGGGTCTTCGGCTACGTCGACGGCACCCTGCCGGAACCGGCCAAACTCCTCGCCACCAAGGACAAGGATGGCAAGGAGACGTTTGAGCCCAACCCTCTCCACCCGATCTGGGTCAGGGAGGACCAACAGGTGCTCGGCTACCTGCTGAGTAACCTCTCCAAGGAAGTCCTCATCACG TCGCTGAGCTGCGTCAACAACATCCGCACCTCCCTCATCAACGCCCAGAAGGGCAACCAGTCCGTCGCCTCCTACTTCGCCTCGATGCGTGgtcttgcggacgaactcgccGCGGCTGGCAAGCCAATCCAGGACGATGAACTCATCTCCTATATCCTTCATGGGCTGGATCAGGACTATCAGCCTCTGGTCTCGGCCCTCGATGCTCGTGTCACTCCTGCCTCCCTCGACGAGATCCTCTCCATGCTCAACAACTTCGACCAACGCATGGCTCAGTTCCatggctccggcggcggcggtggcttcAAGTCATCTGCAAACGCTGCCTCTCGGGGTCGTGGTGGTGCTTCTCGCTACCGTGGCTCTTCCCGCGGCAAAGGACGGTCCTCAGGTGGAGGGCACGGTGGTGGCGACGGCGGGCGCTCGGGCACCAGGGGTCGCCGTGGCGGCGGCTCTGGTCGCGCTCGTGCGGACAGTCCTCGCTGCCAGATCCGTGGCAAGCCGGGGCACACAACAAAAGATTGCTGGTACCGCtacgacgaagacgacgacgactCCCAGGACGAGGACAAGGTCGCCAACGCTGCTGATGGCTCCTATGGGATCGACACCAACTGGTATGTCGATAGCGGCGCCACCAACCACATCACCGGCGAGCTTGAGAAGGTGACGATGAAGGAGAAATACCGCGGAAAGGACCAGATCCATACTGCCAGCGGTGAAG ATCCTCCTCGGGGTCAGCTCCAGGTCAGAGAATCTGATCCCCCTCGGGATCCGTTGCCGCAGACGGACCAGGCGGACCAGGCGCAGGCGAACGCGTCGCTGCCTCCGATCCCGCTGGCGATGCGCGGTGTCCTCCCACTCGCCGCGATGCGGCCCCAGCCTCGCGCCAACCATCGTCTACCATGTGGCAGCGTGCCGCTGGTGCAGGCGACACCCGATTCGGCGGTCAGCCTGTCTGCTACAGGAG GTGAACCAGGTGAACCTACGACAGTTCAAGAGGCCTTTGGTGATGAAAAATGGAAGAAAGACATGACTGAAGA GGGTTGGAGTCTCAGACAGCTTGATGTAGAGAACGCGTTCCTTCATGGTGTTCTAGAAGAGGAG TCCAACACATGCATGTTTGTTCtcatttatgttgatgatatcattgtGACAAGCTCATCTAATGAAGCAATTCAAGGACTGTTGAGAGACTTGGGTGCAGAGTTTGCTTTgaaggatcttggagacttgcATTTCTTTCTTGGAATTGAGGTGAAGAGACACAAGGATGGACTGCATCTCTCCCAGGAAAAGTATGCAACTGATCTAGTAAAAAAGGCTGGCTTGCAAG GATGTCTGGATGACAGAAGATCAACTGGTGTGTTTGCATTTTTCTTTGGACCTAATTTGATATCATGGTGTGCACGAAAGCAGGCTACTGTCTCTAGGTCAAGCACAGAGGCAGAATACAAGGCATTAGCAAATGCCACAGCAGAAATCTTATGGGTCCAATCTATGTTAAAGGAGGTAGGTGTAAAAGTCAAACAAGCTCCTTGTTTATGGTGTGACAATCTTGGTGCCACCTACTTATCTGCAAACCCAGTCTTCCATGCCAGAACAAAGCATATTGAAATTGATTTTCATTTTGTTAGAGAAAGAGTTGCTCAGAAGGAACTTGATATTCGGTTTATACACTCCCAGGACCAACTGGCCGATGGATTCACCAAGGCATTGCCTGTACGGAGTTTTGAAAACTTCAGATCTAATCTCAACTTAACCAAGTTGTGA